AGGATGCTTGCGGCGCCTTGACCTCCATCGCGAGCGGGCTCGCTCCTACAGTGAGTAGGTGTACACCTCAGGGTCTGGAAGCCAGCGCCTTCTCCACCGCCGCGATGAACTCGGGATCATCCGGCTTGGTCAGGCTGGAGAAGTTGGCGATGACCTTGCCTTGCCGGTCCACCACGTACTTGTAGAAATTCCACTTCGGCGCACTGCTCTGTTCGGCCAGTACCTTGAACAAATGCGTGGCGTCTGCACCACGGACTGCCTGCGGATCGGTCATGGTGAACGTGACGCCGTAGTTCACGTAGCAGACCTTGGCCGTCTCGGCACCGTCCTTGGACTCCTGCTTGAAGTCGTTGGACGGCACACCGATCACCTCCAGCCCTTGATCCTTGAAACGCTGATTCAACGCCTCAAGGCTTTTGAATTGAGGTGCGAAGCCACAGAAGCTGGCGGTATTGACCACCACCAGCGGTTTGCCGGCAAAGCGCTGGCACAGATCGATGGATTCATTGCTGCGCAACTTGGGCAATGAGCCTTGCAGCAACGCCGGACACTCTTCTGCCTGAGCCAACCCGGTAAAGGCTGCCAGTAACGCGGGAACTGCCAACCAGCGCATCAGCATATCGGTGCTTCCTTGTGAGCAATCGTCAGGCCGACGTTACTCGCCCTCCTGTTCCCCAGCAAGCAACCCGTGAACAAGCGGCCTACTGGCAAAGGCTCATGCCCAACTGCATCAACGCCAGCCCGCCCTGATGCCAGCCCCACCACGCCAAGGCCAGCAGCAAGGCACAGATCGCCAGCACGGTAATGCGTGGCCAGAGCCGGTTCATGTCGCGCTCATCTGCGATTGCAGGCGCGCCACCGGACGCTCGCGCACCGGCCAGTTCAGGGCAGCGGCCATCAGGCTCAAGAGAATCGCTACTTGCCAGATCAAGTCATAGTTCCCGGTCCGGTCATACACCACCCCACCCAACCAGCCGCCGAGGAACGAGCCGAGCTGGTGGAAGAGGAACACGATGCCACCGAGCATGGACAGGTTTCGGACACCGAATAAGGTCGCGACGGTGCCATTGGTCAGCGGCACCGTTGACAGCCACAGGAAGCCCATGGCCATGCCGAACAGATAGGCGCTGGTGGTGGTCACCGGTGCCCACAGGAACAAGGCAATCACCACCGCCCGAAGCAAATACAAGCCAGTGAGCAAACGCGGCTTGGACATGCGTCCACCGAGCCAGCCGGCCGTATAGGTGCCAAAGATGTTGAACAGTCCGATCAATGCCAACACCGTAGTGCCGACAGTCGCGGGCAGATGCTGATCCACCAGGTACGCCGGCAGATGCACGCCGATGAACACCACCTGGAAGCCACAGACAAAAAAGCCGAACGCCAGCAACCAGAACCCCGAATGCGAACAGGCCTCGCGCAGCGCTTCAGGCAGGGTTTGCTCATGGCCCTGCACCGGCAGGGGTTTGTCCTTGAGCATGCTCACCAGCGGCACGATCAGCGCCACCAGCAAGCCCAGCGCCAGCAAGGCCGCGGACCAGCCCAGCCAGCCGATCAAGCCCAGCGTGCCCGGCAACATGGCGAACTGACCGAAGGAACCGGCGGCACTGGCGATCCCCATGCCCATGCTGCGTTTTTCCGGCGGCACGGCGCGCCCGACCACGCCGAGGATCACCGAGAACGAGGTGCCCGACAGGCCGATGCCAATCAACAGGCCGGCACTCAGGGACAGGGTCACCGCCGAATCCGACATGCCCATGAAAATCAGGCCCAGGGCGTACAGCACGCCACCGATGAGCACCACTTTCGCGGCGCCAAAACGGTCGGCCAGCGCGCCGGTAAAGGGTTGCGCCAGGCCCCAGATCAGGTTCTGCAGGGCGATGGCAAAGGCGAAGACTTCACGCCCCCAGCCGAACTCGGCACTCATCGGTGCCAGGAACAGGCCGAAACCATGTCGAACCCCCAGGGACAACGCCAGGATCAGCGCACTCCCCAGCAGGACCCAACCGCATGTACGCCACATCGATGTCATTGTTGTTCTCCGATCGCGGGTATATACCCGCTTGAAATCAAACAAACCGGCCTCATGCCAGTTCGTCCAGCAGCTTGAGTAGCATTTCGCGCTTTTCCGCACCCAGGCGATCTACCAATCGCTGTTGTGCCGCTTCCCAGGCCGGCAACGCGGCCTTCAAGCGTTCGGCCCCGGCGTCGGTCAGCCGGACGATGCGATTGCGCATGTCTTCACCCTCAACCAGCGTGACCAGCCCCTCGCCCTCCAGCACCCGCAGGTTGCGCCCCAGGGTGCTGCGATCCAGGCCCATGGCTTCGGCCAGGGTGGAAATGCTCGGTTGATCCAGACGCTGCAGATTGCACAGCAAAGAATACTGCGCAACGTTGATCCCGAAGCCATCGAGAGCGCCGTCGTAGTGTCTGCTGACGCCACGGGCGGCGCGGCGCAGGTTGATGCATAAACATTGGGAGTCGAGCATGGTGCGTGTATATACCCGCGATTAAGGGAATGCAAATTTATGTTACACCGAACCCCTCCCCCTGTAGGAGCGAGCCTGCTCGCGATGGACGACAAAACACCGCGGGGTGTCAGGCAGACAACGTTATCGTTGACGACCATCGCGAGCAGGCTCGCTCCTACAGGGCCAGCGCCAGGCCTGTGAGCACCGTCATTTCCAGCAACTCCAGCAACGCCCCTGCCGTATCGCCGGTCGTCCCGCCCAACCGTCGCAGCATCACCTGCCGGAGCCAGACCAACACCAGGCTCGCCAGCACCACGGCAACAGCACCGCTGACACCCGCGATCAGCACACAGGCCAACGCACTGACCGCCAACACCTGCTTGCCCGCCGAACGCGGCAGATGATCGGCCAGCGCCTGCCCCAGACCACCGGCACGCACGTAGGGTGTACTCAGGAACAAACCCAGCAACGCGCTGCGACCGATCAGGGGAACGATGATCAGCGCCACCGCGTGCTGCTGCTCGATCAACGCCAGCAACGCACAGAACTTCAGCAACAACACCAGCACCAGCGTGACCACTGCGATAGGTCCGCTGCGCGGGTCTTTCATGATGGTCAGTGTGCGTTCGCGGTCGCCAAAACCGCCGAGCCAGGCATCGGCGCTGTCGGCCAGGCCATCCAGGTGCAGCGCACCACTGAGCAACACCCAGACCGTCAGCAACAGTGCGGCATGCAACAACAGCGGCGTTCCGAGCAACAGCCAGTTGAACGCCCATAGAATCACGCCGAACAACAGGCCCACCAGCGGATAAAACAGCAGCGAGCGCCCCAGTTCCTGCGACGCCGGCATGCCCCGCAGGCGAATGGGCAGGCTGCTGAGAAATTGCAGGGCGATCCAGAACGGCAACATGGTCAGGACACTTCCCTGAGCATGCCATCGGCCTCGACCGTGAGCGAAACCAGCGCCCCATGCCCCACTTCGACGTTGAGCAGTTGCTCCCGGGGCAAACCCCGCGCCTGAGCCAGCAACAAACGCATCACGCCACCATGGCTGATCAGCAGCACTCGCTCACCGGCATACGCCGATTGCAAACGCGCCACCGCCGCCAGCACCCGCACCGAGAAGTCAGCCACCGGCTCGCCTTCAGGCGGGGTAAACGCATAGGGATCGGCCCAGAACAGGCCCAAGGCTTCAGCATCGGTTTCCATCAGCGCCGCAGCGCTCTGCCCTTCCCAGTCGCCGAAGTGCAGTTCCTGCAGGTTGCGGTCGAACTCCAATGGCAAGCCATATTGCCCCGCCAGTTCTTCGGCGAACCGCGCGCAGCGCTGCAACGGCGAGCTGACCAGACGGTCCCACGGCCCCTGCTCCATCACCGCCGCCCGCATCTGCTGCCAGCCCTTTTCGGTCAACGCATCATCGAGGCTGCCGCGCAGGCCGCCACCGAGTTCGGTCTCGCCGTGACGCAACAGATCCAAGTGCAAGGTCATGCCGGACGATCCGCAACGGCCGCTTCAGCGAACGTCGCCATCTGGCCGTGCAGGTCACACGCCAGACGCAGCAACGGCACCGCCAGCGCCGCGCCGCTGCCTTCGCCCAGCCGCAAGCCGAGATCGAGCAACGGCTCGGCGTTCAGGGTTTCCAGCACATGCCGGTGGCCCGGCTCGGCGCCACGGTGGCCGAACAACAGCCACGGCCGGCATTGCGGATTCAGACGCACCGCGACCAGTGCCGCAACGCTGCAGATAAAGCCGTCCACCAGCACCGCGATGCCTTCCTGGGCGCAGGCCAGATAGGCACCGACCAGCGCGGCGATCTCGAAACCGCCCAGGTTGAACAGCGTCTGCAAGGCATCGCCGCGTTGAGCAGCATGCAGCGCCAACGCACGCTCGATGACGTGCGCCTTGTGACTGACGCCCGCGGCGTTCAAGCCGGTGCCGGGCCCTGTCAGGTGCACCACCGGGCAATCCAGCAAGGCACAGGCCAGTGCACTGGCGGCGGTGGTGTTGCCAATGCCCATCTCGCCACCGATGAACAATTGCGCCCCGGCGGCTTTTGCTCGCAGCACACTGTCACGGCCCCCCTTGAGCGCAAACTCGCCCTGAACGGCAGTCATCGCCGGCCCCTGGACGAAATTCGCCGTGCCCGGGCCAACGTTCAAATGACGCACCCCCGGCAGGCTCAAGGACGGCGTGACCGTTCCCAGATCGACCACTTCCAGGGACGCGCCCAACTGCCGCGCCAGGACACTGATCGCCGCGCCGCCGTTGACGAAGTTGTGCAGCATCTGCCCGGTGACTTCCTGGGGAAACGCCGATACGCCTTCGGCCACCACGCCATGATCACCGGCAAAAATCGCGATCCAGACCTGCGCAAGGCTTGGCTTGACCTGCCCCTGCATACCCGCCAGTTGCACCGCCACCGACTCCAGCTGGCCGAGGGAGCCGGCCGGTTTGGTCAGTTGCTGTTGCCGGGCCTGCGCCTGTTCGAACGCCTGGGCGTCGAGGGTCTTGCACGGGTTCAGCCACCAGGATTGAGTCATAACGCAGTTCCTTTCAGAGTCAGGGGCAGGCCGGCCACGGTCAGGACAACCCGCTGACAACGCTCGGCCAGAGCTTGATGCAGCCATCCGGCTTCATCGACATAGCGGCGAGTCAATTCGCCCAGCGGCACGACACCCATTCCGGTCTCGTTGCTGACAAAAATGATTTCGCCCGGCAGTGATGCCAGGCATTCGAGCAGGGCATCGCGCTCGGCGTTCAGGCGCTCGTGGTCATCGAGCATCAGCAGGTTGGTCAGCCACAGGGTCAGGCAATCCACCAACAGGCAGTGGTCGACACGCGCGTTTTCACGCAGCACGCGGGCCAGTTGCAGGGGTTCTTCGATCAAGGACCAATGCGCCGGACGCCGGGCGCGGTGATGGGCGACCCGTTCGCTCATTTCGCCGTCCAGGGGTTGGCTGGTGGCGATGTAGGTCACTGCCAGGCCGCTATCGCAGGCGAGTTTTTCGGCCAAACGGCTCTTGCCGGAGCGGGCGCCGCCGAGGATCAGTTGCAACATCATTCATTCCTTAAAATCTTTGGTGTGGCAATCGCGAGCAGGCTCGCTCCTACATGGGAATGCGTTCAACTGTAGGAGCGAGCCTGCTCGCGATGAGGTCGGCACGGCCACCTTAAATCCCGCAGAGTTCACGCAACAGTCCGGTATCCAGATGCTTCTCCACCAGATCCGCCAACCGCTCGATATCCCGTTCGCGCAGCCCGTGGTAATCCACCTCCTGCACATCGCTCAAACCGGCCCAGCGCAATAACGCGCCACAAGCCGCCGGCGATTCGAACAGGCCATGCAAATAAGTGCCGAAAATCTGCCCATCGAGGCTCTGCGCGCCATCGCAACGACCATCATCGAGCTGCGATGCGGCGTTTTCCAGCGCCGGGCCAGTGGTCACGCCGGCGTGGATTTCATAGCCGCTGACTTCAGCATCTTCAAGCGCCAGTCGCCCGCGCACATTGCGCAGTTGCTTCTCTTGCTCAAGCACGGTTTCGAACGCCAGCAACCCAAGACCGGCACTGGAACCCGGCGCGCCTTCCAGGCCCAGTGGGTCATGCACCTGTTCGCCGAGCATCTGCAGGCCACCGCAAATACCCAGCAACTTCCCGCCATAACGCAGATGGCGAGAGATTGCGGTTTCCCAGCCGTTGGCCCGCAGATACGCGAGGTCACTGCGCACGCTTTTCGAGCCGGGAAGGATGATCAGATCGGCTGCCGGGATTGCCTGGCCCGGGCCAACAAATTGCAGGTCCACTTGCGGATGCAGGCGCAGCGGATCGAAATCGGTGTGGTTGCTGATGCGCGGCAACACCGGCACCACCACTTTCAGCACTTGATCGGCCTTGTCGGCCTGGCGCTGATCGATACCGTCCTCGGCCTCCAGATGCAGGTCCATCACGTAAGGCAACACGCCGATCACCGGTTTGCCGGTGCGCTGTTCCAGCCAGTCCAGGCCCGGTTGCAGCAAGGCGATGTCGCCACGAAAACGGTTGATGATGAAGCCCTTGATCCTCGCCTGCTCGCTCGGCGACAGCAGTTCCAGTGTGCCCACCAGATGCGCGAACACCCCGCCACGGTTGATATCGGCGATCAGCACCACCGGGCAATCCACCGCTTCGGCGAAGCCCATGTTGGCGATGTCGCCGGCGCGCAGATTGATCTCGGCCGGTGAACCCGCGCCCTCGACCATCACCAGTGGATAGGCGGCGCAGAGCCTTGCATGGGAGGCCAGCACCGCTTGCATGGCGATAGCCTTGTAGTCGTGATAGGCCACGGCGTTCATGGTCGTGACCGCGCGGCCATGGATGATCACCTGGGCGCCGGTGTCGCTGTTGGGCTTGAGCAGCACCGGGTTCATGTCCGTGTGCGGTTCAAGAAAGGCAGCCTGTGCCTGCACCGCCTGGGCGCGTCCGATCTCGCCACCGTCGGCGGTCACCGCGCTGTTGAGCGCCATGTTCTGCGGCTTGAACGGCACCACGCTCACACCCTGACGCGTGGCCCAGCGACACAGCGCCGTCACCAAGGTACTTTTGCCGGCATCAGAGGTGGTGCCCTGCACCATCAGCGTGCTCATGAAATGTCCTTGGTGAAAGCTTCCAGCGCTGCGGTGAGACGCGCCCAATCAGCGTCTTCGCCCGGCAGGCCAAAACGCAGGCTGCTGGTTTGCGTGAACAATCGCAGGAGTATCCCGCGCCGCGCCATGAAGTCATGCAATTGCTCGGCGCGCTCGGTGACCAGCCACTGGAACAAGGCACAACCGCCCTGGGGCTTGAGACCGTGCTGCTCGAGCAACGACGCCAGGCGTTCACTGGCTTCTTCGGCGCGCAGCCGTTGCCGCGCATGCCCTTCGGTATCGCGCAGGCAAGCCTGGCCCAATACCCGGGTCGGCCCACTTACAGCCCAAGGCCCGACCTGTTCGGCAAGCAATTTGAGCAACTTGCGCTCGGCCAGCACGAACCCCAGTCGCACCCCGGCCAGGCCGAAAAACTTGCCGAAGGAG
This genomic interval from Pseudomonas putida contains the following:
- a CDS encoding glutathione peroxidase; protein product: MLMRWLAVPALLAAFTGLAQAEECPALLQGSLPKLRSNESIDLCQRFAGKPLVVVNTASFCGFAPQFKSLEALNQRFKDQGLEVIGVPSNDFKQESKDGAETAKVCYVNYGVTFTMTDPQAVRGADATHLFKVLAEQSSAPKWNFYKYVVDRQGKVIANFSSLTKPDDPEFIAAVEKALASRP
- the cobC gene encoding alpha-ribazole phosphatase family protein, which gives rise to MTLHLDLLRHGETELGGGLRGSLDDALTEKGWQQMRAAVMEQGPWDRLVSSPLQRCARFAEELAGQYGLPLEFDRNLQELHFGDWEGQSAAALMETDAEALGLFWADPYAFTPPEGEPVADFSVRVLAAVARLQSAYAGERVLLISHGGVMRLLLAQARGLPREQLLNVEVGHGALVSLTVEADGMLREVS
- a CDS encoding MFS transporter, with amino-acid sequence MTSMWRTCGWVLLGSALILALSLGVRHGFGLFLAPMSAEFGWGREVFAFAIALQNLIWGLAQPFTGALADRFGAAKVVLIGGVLYALGLIFMGMSDSAVTLSLSAGLLIGIGLSGTSFSVILGVVGRAVPPEKRSMGMGIASAAGSFGQFAMLPGTLGLIGWLGWSAALLALGLLVALIVPLVSMLKDKPLPVQGHEQTLPEALREACSHSGFWLLAFGFFVCGFQVVFIGVHLPAYLVDQHLPATVGTTVLALIGLFNIFGTYTAGWLGGRMSKPRLLTGLYLLRAVVIALFLWAPVTTTSAYLFGMAMGFLWLSTVPLTNGTVATLFGVRNLSMLGGIVFLFHQLGSFLGGWLGGVVYDRTGNYDLIWQVAILLSLMAAALNWPVRERPVARLQSQMSAT
- the cobT gene encoding nicotinate-nucleotide--dimethylbenzimidazole phosphoribosyltransferase, giving the protein MTQSWWLNPCKTLDAQAFEQAQARQQQLTKPAGSLGQLESVAVQLAGMQGQVKPSLAQVWIAIFAGDHGVVAEGVSAFPQEVTGQMLHNFVNGGAAISVLARQLGASLEVVDLGTVTPSLSLPGVRHLNVGPGTANFVQGPAMTAVQGEFALKGGRDSVLRAKAAGAQLFIGGEMGIGNTTAASALACALLDCPVVHLTGPGTGLNAAGVSHKAHVIERALALHAAQRGDALQTLFNLGGFEIAALVGAYLACAQEGIAVLVDGFICSVAALVAVRLNPQCRPWLLFGHRGAEPGHRHVLETLNAEPLLDLGLRLGEGSGAALAVPLLRLACDLHGQMATFAEAAVADRPA
- a CDS encoding adenosylcobinamide-GDP ribazoletransferase — encoded protein: MLPFWIALQFLSSLPIRLRGMPASQELGRSLLFYPLVGLLFGVILWAFNWLLLGTPLLLHAALLLTVWVLLSGALHLDGLADSADAWLGGFGDRERTLTIMKDPRSGPIAVVTLVLVLLLKFCALLALIEQQHAVALIIVPLIGRSALLGLFLSTPYVRAGGLGQALADHLPRSAGKQVLAVSALACVLIAGVSGAVAVVLASLVLVWLRQVMLRRLGGTTGDTAGALLELLEMTVLTGLALAL
- a CDS encoding MarR family winged helix-turn-helix transcriptional regulator, which translates into the protein MLDSQCLCINLRRAARGVSRHYDGALDGFGINVAQYSLLCNLQRLDQPSISTLAEAMGLDRSTLGRNLRVLEGEGLVTLVEGEDMRNRIVRLTDAGAERLKAALPAWEAAQQRLVDRLGAEKREMLLKLLDELA
- the cobU gene encoding bifunctional adenosylcobinamide kinase/adenosylcobinamide-phosphate guanylyltransferase — translated: MLQLILGGARSGKSRLAEKLACDSGLAVTYIATSQPLDGEMSERVAHHRARRPAHWSLIEEPLQLARVLRENARVDHCLLVDCLTLWLTNLLMLDDHERLNAERDALLECLASLPGEIIFVSNETGMGVVPLGELTRRYVDEAGWLHQALAERCQRVVLTVAGLPLTLKGTAL
- a CDS encoding cobyric acid synthase gives rise to the protein MSTLMVQGTTSDAGKSTLVTALCRWATRQGVSVVPFKPQNMALNSAVTADGGEIGRAQAVQAQAAFLEPHTDMNPVLLKPNSDTGAQVIIHGRAVTTMNAVAYHDYKAIAMQAVLASHARLCAAYPLVMVEGAGSPAEINLRAGDIANMGFAEAVDCPVVLIADINRGGVFAHLVGTLELLSPSEQARIKGFIINRFRGDIALLQPGLDWLEQRTGKPVIGVLPYVMDLHLEAEDGIDQRQADKADQVLKVVVPVLPRISNHTDFDPLRLHPQVDLQFVGPGQAIPAADLIILPGSKSVRSDLAYLRANGWETAISRHLRYGGKLLGICGGLQMLGEQVHDPLGLEGAPGSSAGLGLLAFETVLEQEKQLRNVRGRLALEDAEVSGYEIHAGVTTGPALENAASQLDDGRCDGAQSLDGQIFGTYLHGLFESPAACGALLRWAGLSDVQEVDYHGLRERDIERLADLVEKHLDTGLLRELCGI